From Sphingobacterium bambusae:
AAGTGATGCTGTAGAGTCAACGACGTTCACAGGTCGCGTAACAATACTTTCGAAAACGTAGATGCCACCTTCTGTTCCTTGTTTCGCCACAAACAATCTGTTGTCGCGGTAGGCTGCACCCCACATAGGAAGGTTTCCTGTAAAAAACTGTTTCCACGGTTTTCTGTTTTGGCTGACGCTGTTCGGTCGGTCTACAACAAATATTCCGGAGCGATCAGCATCTGCATTAACCACAAATAGGGCGTCGGATGCACGGTGATAGGCCATTCCACGTACTTTTCGTAATAACGAGCTAGCCATCATCCCGCCATTGCTTAACTGCCCTTGCAGCTGTACTTGGGTGACATATATGGCCGAGTCGCGCTGTACGTCTGTATTGGCGCTGGCCTGAATAACCGATTTTAAAAAAGGGTTGAATAGGATAATACCACCTCCACGAGCCATCGATAGATGTGCCGTGTCAAGATTAAATACCGTAGAATCAGCCTTCTTGACAATACGCATATTGGTGTCGGCTATGCCGTCGTCGGAGCTTTCATATTCCTCAAACGAGACGTATAGTCGGGAAACGCTGTTTATACGGCCTGTAGGTTCCGTTTCGTCTTCGGAACAAGAAGCCGCCAATACAATCATTGCAACAAAGGCAAAAAAGCAATATTTCATGTAGCTATATTATGTAAAATCCCTGCTCAAAACCAAAAACGTTAAAGGAAGATATTTCGATACAATCGCTGTTGGAAAAAATCAACATCAACAAGCTTCGGCACAAGCGCTTGCTCCAAAGGTAAACAATTTATCGCCTGCCTTCTCCACGTTCTGTAAATATTAGCGCATAGTCTTTCTTCGACTGCTGCTTGTTTTAGATGGATGCTGCATGTAAATCAGTTGTCCCAACTCGCGATTCTTAGCTCGTTAAAAAGTTCTAGAAAAAGTGAAAATACAACCTGAGGTTGTAGGAAATGCCGCTAAGCTTGCGGAAATTTACAATGCTTATGATTTAGGCTTCGGGGAGAAGCTGCGGCGGTTCTGTCTGCTAGTACAGAGCCGCTTCTTTAATAATGGTGCGTGATGACAGTCAACGGTCGAGTACACGAAGGTAAAGAAGGGGGTAGTGTCCCTGTTTTACGATAGTTAACGCGTTCCTGATTATTAACAACCTGAAAAGCAGGTGGGAGGAGCTCTAAATCAATGCCATGGTAAGGTGTTCCTTCCAATACCTGCTATCAGCCGATAGGTTTGGGAAAGGAAGAAACTTGAAAGTAGCTTTAAGCCTCGTTGTCAATAGGTTTGTTTTTACGACGTAGCCAATCGAATGTCCATTTTAGGTAGTACCATATTAATCCGAAAATGCTTCCCCCAGTAAAATCGCTTGCCAGAGACGGAGGTAGCAATTCATAAACACTAACACCAAAGTAATCGGCTATTTTATATACTTGATCTACCTTCAGCTTGGTTTCATTGCGTTCAATTTTGGAGTAGGCCGCCTGCGACATATCCAATACAAATGCAACCGCTTCCTGAGAAATTTTTAAGCTCTCTCTTTTCTGACGAATAAATGTTCCAATTTCCCCTTTTGCCATGGATTTCAATTGCTAGTAGACCAACACAAATCTAATAAATATAACCTGAAGTTGTAAAAAAAATACCTGTTAAAACTTCAGGTTTTAGCGTACAACTTGTGGTTGTGGTAGGCCTTCCGATGTCTTCTGATTTTTGAAAAAAAACAAATTATGAAGACCAAAAACAACAACAACAGCAAGATTACAGACAGGCTACCAGTGGTAGAACTTAGTCTAGAAGAACAGATCGAAACCGATGGCGGTGGTGATAGAAATGACGACAAGCATGGCGGATTTTGGGATAAATTGGTATCCATTTTAGTGGGCTAAATTTAAGATCAGTGGCCACATTTCGGTGATGGCCTCTGGCCTTACGATAAGCGCTAAAAGGGATCCCGTATGAAAAGCGATGATATGCAATTGACGGTTAATACCACTATGGGGTATGAAGGAAACCAAAAAAAGGAAAATCGTGGCTACAATCCAGTATTCTAAGCTATTGCTGACCCATGATATAAACATGTTATCTGCTTTTTGCTCAGGAAAGAAAAAGAATCCAAAACCGTAAAGGCCTAGCGTAAGGCCAGATATGCCCACGCTGGTAAAAAGAAAATTCGCTTTTTGTTTCCATACCTGAAATGAATTGGGAAGGATAATGAGAAGGGCAAAGAGGCAAGGAGTGGCAATAGTCGCTGCAAGATATCCGTTTTCCTGTTTTATACAGCCGAACATATCATATGCTAAGCCATAAACAAGAAGGGAGTTGAACAAAAGATGTGCCCAGTTGCG
This genomic window contains:
- a CDS encoding YncE family protein, which codes for MKYCFFAFVAMIVLAASCSEDETEPTGRINSVSRLYVSFEEYESSDDGIADTNMRIVKKADSTVFNLDTAHLSMARGGGIILFNPFLKSVIQASANTDVQRDSAIYVTQVQLQGQLSNGGMMASSLLRKVRGMAYHRASDALFVVNADADRSGIFVVDRPNSVSQNRKPWKQFFTGNLPMWGAAYRDNRLFVAKQGTEGGIYVFESIVTRPVNVVDSTASLAPARTLAIENARNLHGMAYDTVRNMLAITDYTDGTTPGTGRILIFENFNGMINGTSITPTRIITGAATLLTQPVDVAIDTRATGQYLYVADRSKKVLRFLISDNGNATPDRIIDTEEYGTPVALSLDSRDESTIPQF
- a CDS encoding helix-turn-helix domain-containing protein, whose translation is MAKGEIGTFIRQKRESLKISQEAVAFVLDMSQAAYSKIERNETKLKVDQVYKIADYFGVSVYELLPPSLASDFTGGSIFGLIWYYLKWTFDWLRRKNKPIDNEA
- a CDS encoding rhomboid family intramembrane serine protease, translated to MAFFDIFPTFVESPYSYTVAPLVLISGIIGFYRKSYFHALLLHPYEIAQGKRIHTLLTSAFVHRNWAHLLFNSLLVYGLAYDMFGCIKQENGYLAATIATPCLFALLIILPNSFQVWKQKANFLFTSVGISGLTLGLYGFGFFFFPEQKADNMFISWVSNSLEYWIVATIFLFLVSFIPHSGINRQLHIIAFHTGSLLALIVRPEAITEMWPLILNLAH